The Thermus brockianus genome window below encodes:
- the ilvC gene encoding ketol-acid reductoisomerase, whose protein sequence is MKIYYEHDADLGFILGKKVAVLGFGSQGHAHALNLKESGVDVRVGLRPGSKSFAKAEAAGLRVLSVAEAVREADVVMVLLPDEAQGRVYREEIEPNLREGAALAFAHGFNIHFGQIKPRRDLDVWMVAPKGPGHLVRSEYQRGSGVPALVAVHQDASGSAFPTALAYAKAIGAARAGVIATTFKDETETDLFGEQAVLCGGLTRLIQAGFETLVEAGYPPEMAYFETVHEVKLIVDLIYEAGFAGMRYSISNTAEYGDYTRGEVAVPVEETKRRMREILRQIQTGEFAREWMLENQVGQPVLEANRKRWKAHPIEEVGARLRAMMPFLRARVLEEVG, encoded by the coding sequence ATGAAGATCTACTACGAGCACGATGCGGACCTAGGCTTCATCCTCGGCAAGAAGGTAGCGGTCTTGGGCTTCGGCTCCCAGGGGCACGCCCACGCCCTGAACCTGAAGGAGTCGGGGGTGGACGTGCGGGTAGGCCTGAGGCCCGGTTCCAAGAGCTTCGCCAAGGCGGAGGCGGCGGGGCTCCGCGTGCTTTCCGTGGCCGAGGCGGTGCGGGAGGCGGACGTGGTCATGGTCCTTCTCCCCGACGAGGCCCAGGGGCGGGTCTACCGGGAGGAGATTGAGCCCAACCTGAGGGAAGGGGCGGCTTTGGCCTTCGCCCACGGCTTCAACATCCACTTCGGCCAGATCAAGCCCAGGCGGGACCTGGACGTCTGGATGGTGGCCCCCAAGGGGCCCGGCCACCTGGTCCGGAGCGAGTACCAAAGGGGGAGCGGGGTGCCCGCCCTGGTGGCGGTGCACCAGGACGCCTCGGGGAGCGCCTTCCCCACCGCCTTGGCCTACGCCAAGGCCATCGGGGCTGCCCGGGCCGGGGTCATCGCCACCACCTTCAAGGACGAGACGGAAACCGACCTCTTCGGGGAGCAGGCGGTGCTCTGCGGGGGGCTTACCCGGCTCATCCAGGCGGGGTTTGAGACCCTGGTGGAGGCGGGGTACCCGCCGGAGATGGCCTACTTTGAAACCGTGCACGAGGTGAAGCTCATCGTGGACCTCATCTACGAGGCGGGCTTCGCCGGGATGCGCTACTCCATCTCCAACACCGCCGAGTACGGGGACTACACCCGGGGCGAGGTGGCGGTGCCGGTGGAGGAGACCAAGCGGCGCATGCGGGAAATCCTCCGGCAGATCCAGACCGGGGAGTTCGCCCGGGAATGGATGCTGGAGAACCAGGTGGGCCAGCCCGTCCTCGAGGCCAACCGCAAGCGCTGGAAGGCCCATCCCATTGAGGAGGTGGGGGCGAGGCTTCGGGCCATGATGCCCTTCCTCAGGGCCAGGGTATTGGAGGAAGTCGGGTAA